A genomic region of Leptospira bourretii contains the following coding sequences:
- the metH gene encoding methionine synthase, which translates to MKFEYTNPSAKSLLKLMNERILVLDGAMGTMIQRHSLEEDDFRGDRFKDWPCSIKGNNDVLAITRPDIIESVHLEYLEAGADIIETNTFSSNIVSQADYKMESAVRDLNLAAVSCAKNAVAKFKEKTGKTDVFIAGSIGPTVKTASLSPDVNNPAFRAVTFDELVDCFYEQVSALLDGGVDLLLPETNIDTLNLKACIYAIEKVFEERKIRIPVVLSVTITDASGRTLSGQTGEAFYISIKHAKALAVGINCALGAGEMRPYIEELSRVADCYVSCYPNAGLPNAFGGYDQTPEEFGGWMKNFAEAGFLNIVGGCCGTTPAHIRAAKEAVSTIAPRALKEQPKISTFAGLEPLKLTKDQGFINVGERNNVTGSPKFKKLILEGNFEEAVQVALQQVQAGANVIDINFDEALLDGEASMTKFLNLIAGEPDIARVPFMVDSSKWSVLLAGLKCIQGKPIVNSISLKEGEEAFLDHARTIQRFGAAAIVMAFDEQGQAATKDDKVRICKRAYDLLVEKLDFDPTDIIFDPNILTVATGIEEHNNYAMDFIEATREIKKVCPGAKVSGGLSNISFSFRGNNPVREAMHSVFLYHAIQAGMDMAIVNAGMLEVYEQIPKDLLELVEDVILNRRPDATERMIEAAASFHGEAKVQKKDDAWRSGTVEERLTHALVKGIDEFVTQDTEEARTSFARPLEVIEGPLMNGMKVVGELFGAGKMFLPQVVKSARVMKKAVAYLLPFMEEEKRNQKDESTQAKFLIATVKGDVHDIGKNIVGVVLACNNYEVIDLGVMVPCEKILETAKKEKVAAIGLSGLITPSLDEMVYVAKEMERQGFQVPLLIGGATTSPAHTAVKIAEQYSKPVLHVMDASRVVNVMNSALNPQTAVDYAKQVIEEQSKIREEFYSRENERNILPIADAIQNKFKADWDSYTPPKPSFTGVQKIDDVTLQDLLSYIDWSPFFLAWELKGRYPQILKDPVIGKEATSLYNDAQIILKEMLENPNLKPRAVVGMFPAVSHGEVVEIFEDDSKTKSLGKYPMLRQQTVKMTNQPNYSLADFVAPKDKKKNDYIGYFAVTAGHGIEELARTYEAKQDDYNAILVKALADRFAEAFAEYMHHRMREEWGFGRTENLSREDMIREKYRGIRPAPGYPACPDHTEKKKIWKLLDVEKNAGIQLTESCAMWPASSVSGYYFSHPESRYFAIGKINEDQVVNYAKDKEMEISEVERWLSPILNYDPSRKSKS; encoded by the coding sequence ATGAAATTTGAATATACCAATCCTTCTGCTAAATCCCTTTTGAAATTAATGAACGAGAGGATTCTCGTTTTAGATGGTGCTATGGGTACTATGATCCAAAGACATTCTTTGGAGGAGGACGATTTCCGTGGGGATCGTTTTAAGGATTGGCCTTGTTCCATTAAAGGAAACAACGACGTCCTTGCCATCACTCGTCCCGACATCATTGAATCTGTCCACTTGGAATACCTTGAGGCAGGGGCCGATATCATTGAAACCAATACCTTTAGTTCGAACATTGTCTCCCAAGCGGACTACAAAATGGAATCAGCAGTTCGTGATTTAAACTTAGCGGCAGTCTCTTGTGCCAAAAATGCCGTAGCCAAATTCAAAGAAAAAACAGGGAAAACAGATGTGTTCATTGCGGGTTCGATTGGACCAACCGTAAAAACAGCATCCCTTTCTCCTGATGTCAACAATCCGGCATTTCGTGCGGTCACCTTTGATGAGTTAGTTGATTGTTTCTACGAACAAGTTTCTGCTCTTCTTGACGGCGGTGTGGATTTACTTCTTCCAGAAACTAATATTGATACTTTAAATCTAAAAGCATGTATTTATGCGATTGAGAAAGTTTTTGAAGAAAGAAAGATTCGAATCCCTGTTGTACTTTCTGTCACCATTACCGATGCTTCGGGGCGAACTCTTTCTGGCCAAACAGGAGAAGCTTTTTATATTTCAATCAAACATGCAAAAGCACTTGCTGTGGGAATCAACTGCGCACTCGGTGCAGGTGAAATGCGTCCTTATATCGAAGAACTTTCACGAGTGGCTGATTGTTATGTGTCTTGTTATCCGAATGCTGGCCTTCCCAACGCTTTTGGTGGGTATGACCAAACTCCAGAAGAGTTTGGCGGTTGGATGAAAAACTTTGCGGAAGCAGGATTTTTAAATATAGTTGGCGGATGTTGTGGGACTACACCAGCACATATCCGAGCAGCAAAAGAAGCAGTCTCTACCATTGCTCCTCGTGCTTTAAAAGAACAACCCAAGATTAGTACATTTGCTGGTCTTGAACCATTGAAACTCACCAAAGACCAAGGGTTTATCAATGTGGGAGAAAGAAACAACGTCACTGGATCTCCAAAATTCAAAAAACTTATCTTAGAGGGAAATTTTGAAGAAGCAGTGCAAGTGGCTTTGCAACAAGTCCAAGCTGGTGCCAACGTTATCGATATCAACTTTGATGAAGCTCTCCTAGATGGGGAAGCCTCTATGACTAAGTTTTTGAACTTAATTGCAGGGGAACCAGACATTGCACGAGTTCCGTTTATGGTGGATTCTTCCAAGTGGTCTGTATTACTGGCGGGTCTCAAATGCATTCAGGGAAAACCGATTGTCAACTCTATCTCTCTGAAAGAAGGAGAAGAGGCATTTTTGGATCATGCACGTACCATACAAAGATTTGGTGCAGCAGCGATCGTAATGGCCTTCGACGAACAAGGGCAGGCGGCAACCAAAGATGATAAAGTCCGGATTTGTAAACGAGCCTACGACTTACTTGTCGAAAAATTAGATTTTGATCCAACGGATATTATCTTTGATCCAAACATTCTAACCGTTGCCACTGGAATCGAAGAACATAATAACTATGCGATGGATTTTATTGAAGCCACTCGCGAAATCAAAAAAGTTTGTCCTGGTGCAAAAGTATCAGGTGGACTCAGTAATATTTCCTTTTCCTTCCGCGGAAACAATCCGGTTCGTGAAGCTATGCACTCTGTATTCTTATACCACGCCATCCAAGCAGGTATGGACATGGCCATTGTCAATGCAGGGATGTTGGAAGTATATGAACAGATCCCAAAAGATCTTTTGGAACTTGTGGAAGATGTCATTCTCAACCGTAGACCAGATGCCACAGAACGTATGATTGAGGCTGCTGCAAGTTTTCATGGGGAAGCTAAAGTTCAAAAGAAAGACGATGCTTGGAGGAGTGGGACTGTAGAAGAACGCCTAACGCATGCTCTTGTAAAAGGGATTGATGAATTTGTCACCCAGGATACAGAAGAAGCCCGCACTAGTTTTGCTAGACCTTTGGAAGTGATCGAAGGGCCACTGATGAATGGAATGAAGGTGGTAGGGGAACTATTTGGTGCTGGAAAGATGTTTCTTCCGCAAGTAGTAAAAAGTGCACGTGTGATGAAAAAAGCCGTGGCTTACTTACTTCCTTTTATGGAAGAAGAAAAACGAAATCAAAAAGATGAAAGTACACAGGCGAAATTCCTGATTGCAACGGTGAAGGGAGATGTCCACGATATTGGGAAAAATATTGTGGGTGTAGTTCTTGCATGTAACAATTATGAGGTGATTGACCTCGGAGTGATGGTCCCTTGTGAAAAGATTTTAGAAACTGCCAAAAAAGAAAAAGTAGCGGCCATTGGCCTATCGGGCCTCATCACACCTTCTCTTGATGAAATGGTCTATGTGGCAAAAGAAATGGAAAGGCAAGGATTCCAAGTCCCACTTCTGATTGGTGGGGCAACTACTTCGCCAGCCCATACGGCTGTAAAAATTGCAGAACAATATTCGAAACCTGTCCTTCATGTGATGGATGCTTCTCGTGTCGTGAACGTGATGAACAGTGCTCTCAATCCGCAGACTGCTGTGGATTATGCGAAACAAGTCATTGAAGAACAATCGAAAATTCGCGAAGAATTTTATTCCAGAGAAAATGAAAGAAATATTTTGCCGATTGCGGATGCGATACAAAACAAATTCAAAGCGGACTGGGATTCTTATACTCCACCAAAACCAAGTTTTACGGGTGTACAAAAAATTGACGATGTCACCTTACAAGACCTACTTTCTTATATTGACTGGTCTCCTTTCTTTTTGGCTTGGGAATTAAAAGGCCGATACCCTCAAATCCTCAAAGACCCAGTGATTGGGAAGGAAGCCACTTCATTATACAATGATGCACAAATCATCTTAAAAGAGATGTTGGAGAATCCAAATCTCAAACCGAGAGCGGTTGTGGGAATGTTTCCTGCTGTTTCTCATGGGGAAGTGGTGGAAATTTTTGAAGATGATAGCAAAACTAAATCTTTGGGAAAATATCCGATGTTACGCCAACAAACTGTCAAAATGACAAACCAACCAAACTATAGTTTGGCGGATTTTGTCGCACCAAAAGATAAAAAGAAAAATGACTATATTGGATATTTTGCAGTAACGGCAGGTCATGGAATCGAAGAATTGGCAAGAACCTATGAAGCAAAACAAGATGATTACAATGCCATTTTAGTTAAGGCGCTGGCCGACCGATTTGCAGAAGCCTTTGCTGAATACATGCACCATAGAATGCGGGAAGAATGGGGATTTGGAAGGACTGAAAACCTTTCGAGAGAAGATATGATTCGTGAAAAGTATCGTGGAATTCGCCCTGCTCCTGGTTACCCTGCTTGTCCTGACCATACGGAGAAAAAGAAAATTTGGAAACTCCTGGATGTGGAAAAAAATGCAGGCATCCAACTCACCGAATCCTGTGCGATGTGGCCGGCAAGCAGTGTGAGTGGGTATTATTTCTCACACCCTGAATCTCGTTATTTTGCGATCGGTAAAATCAATGAAGACCAAGTGGTAAACTATGCGAAAGACAAAGAAATGGAAATTTCTGAAGTGGAACGTTGGTTGTCACCAATTCTGAACTATGACCCTTCGCGTAAGTCTAAATCTTAA
- a CDS encoding ferredoxin family protein, whose amino-acid sequence MAYVVTEICVDCKYTSCAAVCPVEAFHEAPDTLYIDPDTCIDCNACQYECPIDAIFPDYDVPEKHKPSIEVNAKEATKFPVIVTTKPPLKGAKCSDPSK is encoded by the coding sequence ATGGCTTATGTTGTAACTGAAATTTGCGTTGATTGTAAATACACGAGTTGTGCAGCAGTTTGCCCGGTGGAAGCTTTTCATGAAGCTCCGGACACTCTGTACATTGATCCAGACACTTGTATTGATTGTAATGCTTGTCAATACGAATGTCCAATTGATGCGATTTTTCCTGACTATGATGTCCCGGAAAAACACAAACCTTCGATTGAAGTCAATGCAAAAGAAGCAACCAAATTCCCGGTCATTGTTACCACTAAACCACCTCTCAAAGGTGCAAAGTGTTCTGATCCGAGTAAATAA
- the ahcY gene encoding adenosylhomocysteinase — protein MSTATETKSERLPFKVKDISLAEWGREEIILAEKEMPGLMALRKEFGTTKPLKGARICGSLHMTIQTAVLIETLAALGADIRWSSCNIFSTQDHAAAAIAKAGIPVFAWKGETEEEYWWCIEQTLFFDGGKGPNMILDDGHDLTHYIHEKYPQLLADIKGVSEETTTGVIALHKKLKAGTLKIPAINVNDSVTKSKFDNLYGCRESLADGIKRATDVMLAGKVALVCGYGDVGKGSAASLRNFGARVIVTEIDPICALQAVMEGYQVLRVEDVIENADIIVTATGNDDIISLEHMKAMKDGAILCNIGHFDTEIQMSRLNSEKGVIKKEIKPQVDKYTFPNGRSIIVLAEGRLVNLGCATGHPSFVMSSSFTNQVLAQIELYTTKYELGVYRLPKHLDEKVAALHLEQLGVRLTKLTQKQADYISVPLEGPYKPDHYRY, from the coding sequence ATGTCCACAGCAACTGAAACAAAATCGGAAAGATTGCCATTTAAAGTGAAGGATATCTCTCTTGCAGAATGGGGAAGAGAAGAGATCATTTTGGCAGAAAAAGAAATGCCGGGCCTTATGGCTCTTCGTAAAGAATTCGGAACTACTAAGCCACTGAAAGGTGCTAGAATTTGCGGATCTCTTCACATGACAATCCAAACAGCAGTTTTGATTGAAACCTTGGCTGCATTAGGTGCTGACATTCGTTGGTCCTCTTGTAACATTTTTTCAACACAAGACCATGCAGCAGCAGCCATTGCAAAAGCAGGAATTCCTGTATTTGCTTGGAAAGGCGAAACAGAAGAAGAATACTGGTGGTGTATTGAGCAAACTCTATTTTTTGACGGTGGAAAAGGGCCAAACATGATCCTTGACGACGGTCATGATCTAACTCATTACATTCATGAAAAATACCCACAACTTCTAGCAGACATCAAGGGAGTTTCTGAAGAAACTACTACAGGTGTGATTGCACTTCATAAAAAATTGAAAGCGGGAACATTAAAAATCCCTGCAATCAACGTAAATGACTCTGTAACAAAATCTAAGTTTGATAACCTTTACGGTTGCCGTGAATCACTTGCTGACGGAATCAAACGCGCAACAGACGTGATGCTTGCTGGTAAAGTAGCACTTGTTTGTGGATACGGTGATGTTGGAAAAGGTTCTGCTGCTTCTCTTCGTAACTTTGGCGCACGAGTGATTGTAACTGAAATTGATCCAATTTGTGCTCTTCAAGCAGTTATGGAAGGATACCAAGTTCTTCGTGTAGAAGATGTGATTGAAAATGCAGACATCATTGTGACAGCAACAGGAAATGATGATATCATTTCACTTGAACACATGAAAGCAATGAAAGACGGTGCGATCCTTTGTAACATTGGTCACTTTGATACAGAAATTCAAATGTCTCGTTTGAACTCTGAAAAAGGTGTCATCAAAAAAGAAATCAAACCACAGGTTGATAAATACACTTTCCCTAATGGAAGATCGATCATCGTTCTTGCAGAAGGTCGTTTGGTGAACCTTGGTTGTGCAACTGGTCACCCATCTTTTGTAATGTCTAGTTCTTTCACAAACCAAGTATTGGCTCAAATCGAACTTTACACAACTAAATATGAGTTAGGTGTTTACCGCCTTCCAAAACATTTAGATGAAAAAGTAGCAGCACTGCATTTGGAGCAGTTGGGTGTTCGTTTGACAAAACTCACTCAAAAACAAGCTGATTATATCAGTGTTCCACTCGAAGGTCCGTACAAACCAGACCACTATCGATACTAA
- a CDS encoding ArsR/SmtB family transcription factor has product MATDTLSQSRPSGHLLSATKAISDETRVRILHILSFGAFSVNEVVEILGMGQSRISRHLKILTEAGLIGSRREGSLVYSFLLSEEDSGLKFPLELTKLLLSYKEDLPSRERDQRMVHQILENRERKSKSFFDGVAESWEKLQEETLHPKLYRSWILQELPLCEKILDLGCGPGGLIPFLLNKSKHVIGVDNSSKMIENASSHYGKNPSVSLIQTPMEHLPLADNSCDAVVASMVMHHISHPPTVLEEVARVLKPGGVLCIVDLGKHNVEFMRDNFADLWLGFEPELFESWLSNAGFRVGSMNEIQTESSFKILTIKATKEEGGHYVHSN; this is encoded by the coding sequence ATGGCAACCGACACACTCTCCCAGTCTAGGCCCTCTGGCCATTTGCTTTCTGCCACCAAGGCCATTTCCGATGAAACTCGGGTTCGGATCCTACATATCCTCAGTTTTGGGGCTTTTTCTGTGAATGAGGTGGTGGAAATTCTGGGGATGGGCCAATCTCGGATCTCTCGCCATTTGAAAATCTTAACAGAAGCTGGACTCATTGGTTCACGTCGGGAGGGAAGTCTTGTTTATAGTTTTCTCCTTTCGGAAGAGGATTCCGGGTTAAAATTCCCATTAGAACTCACCAAACTATTATTATCATATAAAGAAGACCTACCTTCGAGAGAGAGAGACCAAAGAATGGTCCACCAAATCTTAGAAAACAGAGAAAGGAAATCGAAATCCTTCTTTGATGGAGTCGCAGAAAGTTGGGAAAAATTACAAGAAGAGACTCTGCATCCGAAACTCTACAGGTCTTGGATTTTACAAGAACTCCCTCTTTGCGAAAAGATTTTGGATTTGGGTTGTGGTCCAGGTGGTCTTATCCCTTTTCTTCTCAACAAATCCAAACATGTGATTGGAGTGGATAACTCTTCTAAAATGATAGAGAACGCATCATCCCATTACGGAAAAAATCCAAGTGTTAGCCTCATCCAAACTCCTATGGAACACCTGCCTCTAGCAGATAACTCTTGTGATGCGGTGGTTGCTTCTATGGTAATGCACCATATCTCTCATCCACCAACAGTTTTGGAAGAGGTAGCAAGGGTTCTAAAACCAGGCGGGGTATTGTGTATTGTTGATTTAGGGAAACACAATGTAGAGTTTATGCGGGATAACTTTGCAGATCTTTGGCTTGGATTTGAGCCAGAATTATTTGAGTCATGGCTATCGAATGCCGGTTTTAGAGTCGGGTCCATGAATGAGATCCAAACAGAATCAAGTTTTAAAATTTTAACTATCAAAGCAACAAAGGAAGAAGGAGGACACTATGTCCACAGCAACTGA
- a CDS encoding methyl-accepting chemotaxis protein, with translation MKLYKRYARAFTLASQVFSLGIVVPIGIALILFYVDLSPTQIKTFIGATIAAALVSLLLPSFIFPKKLKAIKQGLVELESQTEKDPKTYVEVWNLIAKMPVVGASVGSAQWILALPIVIGPLLYLPETSKSDSFYIVCVLILTAMLNVVFSFILLEKSSHIVLEDDIFQAELKERISPYYRNLRNTVPIIFSLMVMVLSIFLLIYAFNVNAKSLEKAFSNQLYNFNQSNEAGINVYFESVEANLKEVASLPVIKTALETKNYKLAEPILAKVFSDSQLLLENAFIASFAEGVPIVASGLANGASIGYSLASNADILENINAAKEGKNHVGVAVKSPFNGNIVIMVTSPVKSANGTVIGMVGMPFLVGKAMESFLKNVKIGTTGYSFLLDKQSTMVYHPNPKYLMHSFKNTEFEELAKNAGESDSFRNPWEGSTFLLRRKVSQKYGLQFFSTIDLKEIEVESLSSLRGLTIISIVGAVFIAVAIYLLFTARFKPMKTIGKILQDIEVGDLRHNAKMESSDEFARLARGLNATLKQISEVVGSNQIFSEDLASSAEQMSASLNMLSSNAQTQAASAEEISASIEEISAAVQNVDAQAEDQFRKVDFLKLKMAELSTLIEATGRQVGKASKDVTLISEEAKSGQASLDSMRNSISKISNSSEEIGSVIEIINNISEQINLLALNAAIEAARAGVYGRGFAVVADEIGKLAEKTAISINDIGELIQANEKEIENGRENIETTISLIQRIIQGVSSFNEMTDSIEASTHEQLIINQKVGEEVDKVNQISQAIRLSMEEQKNAIGEVAQAIFSINDLTQGTAAGLEEMTATSNGIANLAETLKKKINFFKIS, from the coding sequence ATGAAGTTATACAAACGCTACGCACGCGCTTTCACACTCGCCTCCCAAGTTTTTTCCTTGGGAATTGTGGTTCCCATCGGAATTGCTCTCATTCTTTTCTATGTCGATTTAAGTCCCACTCAGATCAAAACATTCATTGGGGCAACCATTGCCGCAGCTCTAGTGAGTTTACTCCTTCCTTCATTTATTTTTCCTAAAAAACTAAAAGCCATCAAACAAGGGCTCGTAGAGCTTGAGTCACAAACAGAAAAAGATCCTAAAACCTATGTAGAAGTTTGGAATCTAATTGCAAAGATGCCAGTGGTTGGTGCTTCTGTCGGAAGTGCACAGTGGATTTTGGCTCTTCCCATTGTCATTGGCCCACTTTTATACCTTCCAGAAACCAGTAAGTCAGATTCGTTTTATATCGTTTGTGTTCTGATTCTTACGGCAATGCTCAATGTTGTTTTTTCTTTTATATTACTAGAAAAATCATCTCACATAGTTTTGGAAGATGATATCTTTCAAGCGGAATTAAAAGAAAGAATTTCTCCTTATTATAGAAACTTAAGAAATACAGTCCCTATCATATTTTCTCTTATGGTGATGGTTCTTTCTATTTTTCTTTTGATTTATGCATTTAATGTCAATGCCAAGTCATTAGAAAAAGCATTTTCCAACCAATTGTATAATTTTAACCAAAGTAATGAAGCCGGGATCAATGTATATTTTGAATCAGTTGAAGCTAATTTAAAAGAGGTGGCCTCTTTACCCGTAATCAAAACAGCCCTTGAAACCAAAAACTACAAATTAGCCGAGCCTATCCTTGCGAAGGTATTCAGTGATTCGCAACTGCTTTTAGAAAACGCATTTATTGCCTCCTTTGCAGAAGGGGTGCCCATCGTGGCCTCTGGACTTGCGAACGGTGCCAGTATCGGTTATTCTTTAGCTTCCAACGCTGATATTTTAGAAAATATCAATGCAGCCAAAGAGGGAAAAAACCACGTTGGGGTAGCAGTTAAATCACCATTTAACGGGAATATTGTGATCATGGTGACAAGCCCTGTGAAAAGTGCAAATGGAACTGTGATTGGAATGGTCGGGATGCCGTTTCTTGTGGGAAAGGCTATGGAGTCTTTTCTAAAAAATGTAAAAATTGGAACCACTGGTTATTCCTTTCTTTTGGATAAACAATCTACGATGGTTTATCACCCCAATCCAAAATACTTAATGCATAGTTTTAAAAACACTGAGTTTGAAGAACTGGCTAAAAACGCAGGAGAATCTGATTCGTTTCGTAACCCTTGGGAGGGATCTACCTTTTTACTGAGAAGAAAGGTAAGTCAAAAGTACGGTTTACAGTTTTTTTCCACTATCGATTTAAAAGAAATTGAGGTGGAGAGCCTTTCATCTCTACGTGGATTAACAATCATTAGTATCGTTGGAGCTGTTTTTATTGCCGTTGCCATTTACCTTCTTTTTACGGCTCGGTTCAAACCAATGAAAACCATTGGAAAAATTTTACAAGATATCGAAGTGGGAGACCTTCGTCACAATGCAAAAATGGAATCTTCTGATGAGTTCGCAAGGCTTGCTCGGGGTCTCAATGCCACTTTAAAGCAGATTTCTGAAGTTGTGGGGTCGAATCAGATATTTTCAGAAGACTTGGCATCTTCCGCCGAACAAATGTCAGCTTCACTTAATATGTTGTCATCCAATGCGCAAACACAAGCTGCCTCCGCCGAAGAAATATCTGCATCCATTGAAGAGATTTCCGCGGCCGTTCAAAATGTCGATGCACAGGCAGAGGATCAGTTTCGCAAAGTTGATTTTTTAAAATTAAAAATGGCAGAACTATCCACTTTGATTGAAGCAACAGGTAGGCAAGTAGGCAAAGCTTCCAAAGATGTGACACTAATTTCAGAAGAAGCTAAATCAGGACAGGCCTCATTGGATTCGATGAGGAATTCTATTTCCAAAATCAGTAACAGTTCTGAGGAAATTGGTAGTGTGATCGAGATTATCAATAATATTTCGGAACAAATCAACTTACTCGCGTTAAACGCTGCAATTGAAGCTGCGAGAGCAGGCGTTTATGGAAGGGGATTTGCGGTTGTAGCTGATGAAATTGGGAAGTTGGCCGAAAAAACGGCTATTTCCATAAACGACATTGGGGAACTCATCCAAGCCAATGAAAAGGAAATCGAAAATGGTCGTGAGAATATCGAAACTACGATTTCACTCATCCAAAGGATCATCCAAGGGGTATCCTCCTTTAACGAAATGACTGATTCCATTGAAGCAAGTACACATGAGCAGCTCATCATCAACCAAAAGGTGGGAGAAGAGGTGGATAAGGTAAACCAAATCAGCCAGGCAATTCGTCTTTCTATGGAAGAACAAAAAAATGCGATTGGGGAAGTGGCCCAGGCCATTTTCAGCATCAACGATTTGACCCAAGGGACTGCCGCCGGCCTGGAAGAAATGACGGCTACCTCCAATGGGATCGCCAATTTGGCTGAAACTTTGAAAAAGAAGATCAATTTCTTTAAAATCTCCTAA
- a CDS encoding Lsa36 family surface (lipo)protein, translating into MKLRNQLLLLVFVTTVSQSDLYAQFTCEGSACSFLPSALTEAGNGSLKKFETGYLNEVLKTNLEAGFLANVGTSNIGTGTVRRIQFGVSASAAGYKKDDIQIQDNLIKYPKLPNVGGAVIPSFHLDFNPGWLLGTSEGGYIRRIGIFLHGMNVAVTEDQIQSASNNKNYEGRIAVRSYGGMVRYQLVEKEGFLMNLITWNGINVGVGHHVMEQNMSLSYLEGKASQIEFQGVKGKWGGDTNFVFNTKVQTTNVDLRTGLGLFWIANVIVGGGYSWNSGHNSASLSRRGPFLITMNDSLPLELPREYQAALDKELLAQSPNATLGFRAGGESNSKRGIGYGIVGLELDLYLLKVIAEGLYGGKDLYSANLGVKLSF; encoded by the coding sequence ATGAAATTACGCAACCAACTGCTTCTATTAGTATTTGTCACAACAGTGTCGCAATCGGACCTGTATGCACAATTTACTTGTGAAGGTTCTGCCTGTAGTTTTTTGCCATCGGCATTGACAGAGGCTGGGAACGGTTCCCTGAAAAAATTTGAAACAGGTTACTTAAACGAAGTCCTTAAAACAAACTTAGAAGCTGGTTTTCTTGCCAATGTTGGCACAAGCAATATTGGTACTGGAACTGTTCGTAGAATTCAATTTGGTGTCAGTGCCTCCGCTGCTGGATATAAAAAAGATGACATCCAAATCCAAGACAACTTAATCAAATACCCGAAACTACCAAACGTGGGTGGTGCGGTCATCCCTTCTTTTCATTTAGATTTTAATCCGGGTTGGTTGTTAGGAACCTCGGAAGGTGGGTACATCCGTCGGATCGGAATTTTTCTTCATGGTATGAATGTCGCAGTCACGGAAGACCAAATCCAATCTGCTTCTAATAATAAAAACTACGAGGGACGTATCGCCGTACGCTCGTATGGTGGAATGGTTCGTTACCAATTAGTTGAAAAAGAAGGTTTTTTAATGAACCTCATTACTTGGAATGGAATCAACGTAGGAGTTGGGCATCATGTTATGGAACAAAACATGAGCCTTAGTTATTTAGAAGGAAAGGCTTCTCAAATTGAATTCCAAGGTGTGAAAGGAAAATGGGGTGGGGACACAAACTTTGTTTTTAATACAAAGGTTCAAACCACAAACGTGGACTTGCGGACAGGCCTTGGTCTGTTTTGGATCGCCAATGTGATTGTGGGTGGGGGTTATAGTTGGAACTCGGGACACAATTCTGCTTCTCTCTCTAGACGTGGTCCATTTCTCATTACCATGAACGATTCACTCCCTTTGGAACTTCCAAGAGAATACCAAGCGGCACTCGACAAGGAACTCCTGGCCCAAAGCCCGAATGCCACTTTGGGATTCCGTGCTGGTGGGGAATCCAATTCCAAACGTGGGATTGGTTATGGAATTGTCGGTTTAGAATTGGATCTTTATTTACTTAAGGTCATTGCGGAAGGATTGTATGGTGGGAAGGACCTGTATTCCGCCAATCTAGGAGTGAAACTCTCTTTTTAG
- a CDS encoding DMT family transporter: MKENVSTEWKGVVLVLMGALLFSAKAVVVKLTYRYEISAIGSLFFRMLFAFPFLVWIAWRAEKEEGKTDLTKKDVVYVLLMGVVGYYLASLFDFLGLKYISAGLERIILFIYPTLVVLLSFLFLKKKIHLREVFSLVLTYTGVFLAYGQDVQLGSAKDVSLGAFFILLSALTYAIYLMGSGSIIPKLGAKKFTAWALLISSFAVFVHFAIFGTAKELIQPFSFYALAFVMGTVNTVVPAIFVSEGIKRVGSKTAAIVGSVGPMSTLFLAYWLLDEPITLLHGIGTLFVLTGVFWISTAKKAKEVSV, encoded by the coding sequence GTGAAAGAAAATGTGAGTACAGAATGGAAAGGGGTGGTACTTGTTCTCATGGGAGCCCTTTTATTTAGTGCAAAAGCCGTAGTTGTCAAATTGACGTACCGTTATGAAATTTCAGCAATTGGGTCTCTTTTTTTCCGAATGTTGTTTGCCTTTCCATTCCTTGTTTGGATCGCCTGGAGGGCGGAGAAAGAAGAGGGAAAAACAGATCTGACCAAAAAGGATGTGGTATACGTTCTTTTGATGGGAGTTGTCGGTTATTATTTAGCGAGCCTCTTTGATTTTCTCGGACTTAAATACATCAGTGCTGGTTTGGAACGTATCATTCTTTTTATTTATCCAACTCTTGTAGTGCTACTTTCGTTTTTGTTTTTAAAAAAGAAAATCCATTTGCGAGAAGTGTTTTCTTTGGTTCTGACATATACAGGTGTATTTTTGGCTTATGGTCAGGACGTTCAATTGGGCTCTGCCAAAGATGTGAGCCTCGGGGCTTTTTTTATTTTACTTTCGGCTCTCACTTATGCGATTTATTTGATGGGCAGTGGCTCCATTATACCAAAGTTAGGTGCCAAAAAATTTACAGCTTGGGCACTTCTTATCTCTTCGTTTGCTGTATTCGTTCATTTTGCAATTTTTGGAACAGCTAAGGAACTAATCCAACCTTTCTCATTTTATGCATTGGCATTCGTTATGGGCACTGTGAACACAGTGGTGCCAGCTATATTTGTTTCCGAAGGAATCAAACGTGTTGGTAGCAAAACAGCTGCTATAGTAGGTTCGGTCGGACCTATGTCGACTCTTTTCCTTGCGTATTGGTTACTTGATGAGCCTATCACTTTGCTACATGGCATTGGTACATTATTCGTACTCACTGGCGTTTTTTGGATCAGTACGGCAAAAAAAGCAAAAGAAGTGTCTGTTTAA